The DNA region GCAAAGCACGGACAATCCTCTCGGGCTGATGGGAAATCTTGTAGCAGACCACCTTCAGGATGTTGTGCATGGGAGCTTCACCACCATAGTCCATTTCATTAACACAAGCTCCGTTTGCCAGCAGCAGATCCACTATGTCTGGGTTGGCATTTTTACATGCCATGTGCAGAGGACTGTGTTTGTCCTGGTCAATGGTGTGGATGTTGGCCCCGGCCCCCAGCAGGGTCTTGCATACTTTGAAGTAACTCTGAAGTTCATGCAGCTCCTGAGGTTGTGAACAAGCTGCATTCAGGGGGGTGAGACCCTCATCGTTCTCTTTGTCCACAGCGGCTCCGTAGTGTAGGTAGAGGTCTACATGGTCAGGGAGGCCGCTTCTGGCTGCCACGTGTAAGGGAGTGTCATCTTCATCCAGGGTGCGGCCATTAATAGCTGCACCGTACTGGAGGAGATACTTGGCACATCTGTGGACAGAATTCTAGatccttattttgaaatgtaataCAAGTTATCTTCATATGGCAACATCAATCATCAATGTTTATTTGTCTCATAAAAATCCTAAATGGGTGCTGGGTTGGCTCAGTGGTTAGAGCAGGTACCCATAtaaagaggctacagtccttAGCACACTGGTTGCAGGACCGATTCCCAGTCtcagcactgtttggtgcatattTTCCCCCATTCTCTCCCCCCACAAATACTGgctctcttcagctatcctatctgaataaaggaaaaaagcccaaaaaatctttaaaaagctcTTATTTACCACCATACGCCATGATGCTcaaaacatgttgatttaaatTTCAAGGGAGATTTTAAAGGGTTTCTGGTCACCTTAGTTATGTCCATGTGCCCCATATATAGAGGCTGTTGTTCTTAATGTAGGCAATCAGAGATCGAATTCGTCCTGTGGCGTGTCATTCCACTCTCCCTATCCCTCAAATAAAAGTCCctgaataaatctttaaaaaaatcttcagaaTTAGTTATCATGACTTTAACTCCCACTAGATCAGTCGTTTCACAACTGTTGGACCCAGAAGTGGGTTGTCCatccttgaaaaaaaattgtagaaaaagtcaataatgtatggaagccctaagcagacataCTTTAATAAATTTTATCCGATTCAGTTTTGCtttagaaaaaagtaaaatttgctATTTCCCCCATGATAAACTGTTAAATTCCTAACCAAAATGTATATGCTATAACGGGAAAGGGAGTGAGATTTAATGTACGCATGTCCTCCCAGGGcctctgtaatgatgtgctttttaaatatgtttgttcAGTCTCTTTGCTCAGTCATATGTTTAATTCCATCTAATGTCAAATCTGTAACATGTTTTCAAATTAACTGTTTGGGAAAAAACTGGGCCATGATTTCATACGAAATGGGTGATGTAAAGCAGTGGTGTTCAAATGGTGCGGTGAGGCACACCAGTTCTATGGGGAATTGTAAAACCACATGTCACTACAgtaatcataaaacaaaaaaaagatgcacagtataatttgcataatatcagtatcagaaaaaaacagcataaaaagttatttatcagtaaaaatgtgtgaaaatttgAGATGATATTTACAAATGGTAATATCAGCCTAAAAGGGCCCATGTTGGCTGTCAATTCAGCTTATTTCAGCTATATTTTGGCCTATATTCAATATCAGTGgaattggatgtaaatattggcctatatcagttgtcgatattggcctataatggctttaaatattgtcctataaaagctgtaaatattagctgtattggcagtaaatatcagtctatatatgctgtaaatattgtttttatgtataagtttgtggagttttagtcaGGACGAACAGACCTACATCAACTAACGTCGTCGTTTTGGCTCATCATCATTATTTAAACTTCATATGTGTTATAAGGACTGAAGATTTACATCTGAACTATATCTTTTAATATCCCTATTAGCTCAAATCAATCTGTAATAaattggcatattggatatcttcaaaaatccaataccatGCATCCCTACAGAGGATACAGTAACATGTTGAATTGGCTATTTTGCATGCATGAatgtggtgtgccttgagattttagcttgatcttaggtgtgccttggaaaaaaaacatttcaaaaccaCAGGTGTGGGGTCCTGAGAATGGACCAGTTAAGAACTACTGTTCTATATTATTCTACATTGTTCAATGTCAAAGATTTGAGAGGCAGGAGTTCTATGTTTAATTTGTTGATCTTGCACTTTTACGTACATCAATTCActtcttttctttcaaacaaaatgtttaataccCTCCAATTAATAGCTCATGGTGTTAAAGATAAACAGCGCAACTCTAAAAAGATCAAGTTTTTgccagcctcagagcagacaaagcctcaagCCCCCCGctaagatctttggtgccccctcCCTGGGGGGCCCCGGACCCCAGTTTGGGAACCAATGACCTAGAGAAAGCATATACAGGATGAAAAGAATAAGTCCAATCAAAGAACCGTAAGGAACTCCACAGCTAACTTTAGTGTATGTAAAAGACTCCTTAACATGTACAACTGTGATGGATGTAGAGGATATGGTTTAAGATATGGTAGTTATTCAAGTCTGTAAAAAGATGTGATGGTCAAATGTCTCAAATGCAGCACTGTGATCTGATATAATTAGAACAGACGGAAGATTGTGTGTGGTTCAATGGCAGGTTCAAATCAGAATTTTCAATATGGCAACCACCATTGTTGGGCTTGTTTTATACATTCAATGTTTGTAGGGTCATTCATTTAGTTTTGAGTTGATCTTTTAGCCTTAAacattaattaatttttttttaaaatctaatgttttatttaagtgGCTGAGCCACTCCACAGTCCTTCTACAGACACTCTGACCGCTGATTTTCATTCAGCTTGTGCCAGGTGTGTACTTCAGTGTCATTGTCatgcttaaaaaaatagaaatcttCATTTTAATAAAACTACTTCAATAATTAATGTTATACTTATccataatgtttaaaaacatgtgGTTCCTCACAGGGTAATTGACCTCATGATTCCACTTATAGTATCAGGCTCTGTTTCACGTAATGGAGACGGTAAAGTGCCCTTTCATAAATCCTCACTTGGACAAACAGCTTTTTCTCTACAGGGGATCAATATATGGAAAACCTAACCTGTAGAGCTCAAACTGGATACTGACAGGGAtccttttaaacagttttacttAGTCTTGCTGTCATGTCTGATCTTGTCTTGCCTGTTTTACCGTGTTTTGCCAGCATGAAATTTTGTAACCTGTTTTGGTCTTTCTAGCTTACTGTAAAGTTTAGTCTCTACTACTTCTTGTGTGTTTATTGTTAAGTTTTAGGTATTTTAAAGGTGCATCTAGGGACTTGCTTCATACTGCTTCatacaaataaacagaaaaataaatacttttgacaaaaatgtgatcAGACTTTTTAGTTATGTTCTACTGTACTTACTCGAGAGATTCAGGACTTGAACAAACATGCAGAGGCATGAGGCCTTCTTCAGAGACAGCATTGGCATTGGCACCATGGACAAGAAGCAGTTTGGTACACTCAGGATGGCCGTTTTCACAAGATTCATGCAGGGCTGTTGTGCCTCCAGGTGCCAGGTCTACATTGGCGCCTCTCTGCAGCAGGAGTCTCAGACAGTCTGTGAAACCCCGGCTTGCGGTGATGTGAAGGGGTGTTGTCAGCTCCTGCTCGTAACTCAGTGACCAAAGTCCTGCAAGTAAGGAGAACAATTGACACAAAGAAATCAACTTTAAATTCAACCTTTTCATCGCAAAGTATTGAGCAGACATGCCAGATATGAGTAATCCAACATAGTAGGGTTAGAATAactcaaaacaataacacacaAAAAGGCCAATACCCAAAACAGTCATGCACACAGCCTTTGGTCTAATATGAAACTAAAGCTGTATCAAACCTACTCAGGACTCTGTAGTTAAACCTGAAGTTCTTCCATTCCTCTATGTTGCTGGTGTCATAAATGGCATCGATAAGGTAGCAATACTCATCGTCGTCCATAATGCTGAGCATCGTCAACTCATCACCCACAAGCAGCGAGTTCCAGAACTGCAGAACACACCCATCAGCTTTAGCTGTGGCGATCACATCGCTGCGatagttcttctttttgtgccACTTAATCTTAGGAGCTACATAAGCCATTCTCAAGCTTGCTATATAGCTCTAatataatttaaagtttaagtaggGTGTTTTCTCTTGAAGAAATAGGTGCTTATGCTTGGTTGTTTGTGCACGCAGGGCTATTTCAGGGTGGTGTTATGTGATATTTTGGCTGACCCAATGAACCTCATCAGTGCAGTGATACTGGAGCCAATGACCAGTGTGCTACAAGTCACCTGCACACTGACTCAGCTAATTAGCCGAAGTTAATCCATCATGCTTCTTTTAATTAATCAATGttagaaaatttgaaaattgtttTGGATACTGGAAACATGAATCACTTTACGAATTAAAGGTTAAGCTTGGAGTAAGGGGCAATAATCTCTGGGGACCTATAAGCCAAAACTGACTTAAATCTTAGCCCTCTGCATACTGACAAACAACAAGCAGCTTATTTTAGTCTTCTGATAAAGAGAACAATGGAATTCAGATAATTGTGTCACGGACAACATGTGATGGATGCTATAAATACTGTCATGTGGTCTACGGCTCTAAATATGGCATCCCTTTCTTTTAATGCTGCCTCAGAGTGAAATGCATCAGTTACTTTCAGTTGCAtagttaaattatttaaaaagcagGGATTCTTAAGTTTGTATGCTAATCTGCAGGAAATACAACAATGCTGTGAAGAATCATGagaatttcaaaattattttctaaTGAAGACAGATGTCGTCTCCTACCTTCTCCTGTGGGGACCCAGCGCATTTCCCCTCCTTGTGGCTCAATGATGAGGTTTGCCGTGGATCCTCGAGGAAACATTTTCTGCATAGCCTCCAGGTCCCCTGTGTACAGAGCGTTTTGGACGACCACATCCTGACAGACTGCTGCAGGCAGGGCTGTGCTGGTCCTCAGTGGTGCCCTGTCTCTGGCCTCCTTTTTCAGCAGATAGTTATTGAGGTGATGGGAGGCCAGCTGCCTCTTGTACTTGTgtctctccagcatgtcctCGTCGAGTTGAAGAGAGCGTAAGGCCATGGGTGTGAAGACAAAACTGCCTCGCGACATGCTGAATATCTCGCCCCTCGTGTTTAAATTGGTTGTGTGTGAGATCACTGTGATGAAGGGAGGTAAACTCTGAAAAGgcctctctctgtgtttctgctgttgtttctttctctctggcTAATGTCCACTATGTGCCCACTGGCTGTTCACAAGGTTGGTTCACAGAGTTGTTTTGATATTCAGTATGAGGCCCTCCCTGCAGTGTGACAActaatgctatttttatgcctcACATGCAGACACTTGAGCCTCTCCTGTTTGCCTCCAGCAAAGTTACAGCagtggagtgtttctgtgtcaggCTGCAGGTATTTAATGAGATGACACTCAAGTTTGGTGACAGCAATAAATGCTACTTTTGGTATGATAGAGCATGGATTTATGTAAAACCTACCTACTATAAAACCTTAAACCTTTAAGTGGCCCTAAAAAgcctgttttcttcttcagatTTGAACGCTGATTACATAGCACTGTCAACTTACATTTAGTGCATTTGGACATCTTGTACTCATAATTTACAGTCAGACAAGTCCATACAAACAGCCTAATAACTGTAATATTCAATTTTAGCATTCCCACCTGGGCTTTCGGTGTTTAACTCAAACTGATGTTAAAAAGTAACAGCCAACTTGAGCATGTGAGCAATTTCAAAGGTCAAATTTTCTCTGAGAGcataagcaaataaaaatacccTATTTGTAAGCCTCTGTGACAATGTTTTGGTAGAATTTCTTATCTGCTttgccccccaccccccaaccAAAACAGCCTTAATGGATTTTATGTATCCACATGGCTCCCTGCATTAGAACATTAGGCTGAATGACTGGCAACCGCTGTGTCACTCTGCCCCACGTGTAGTGTTCTGATGGCAGCGAGATGGCGCATAATTAAGCCTCTTAAGCCTACTCGCAAGCTTCTGACAAACATCGCTTTTGACTGATGGATGGCTATTTTCCAATGCTTGTGAAACACTTCAAATTCCATGTTTTACACTCAAAACCCATAGGTTTTCATGGCTGAGTAGGATGACCTAAAATtggcttttttgcctctttaaaatattcttcATTCAGCTCCCAGTGTAAGAAAATgtacatattttaatgtatgCTTATCCTCCATCAAGGTGGCTGTAAGCTCTGTGGAAAACAAGGTCAACACCACAGGTGGAggaatatatataatatttgtTGGGAGGTTTTACCTTCATTCCCATTTGAAAACACAGAAGCATCGCTGCATCTCATCTATACCTTAACGACTGTTCTGGTATGGAAATCAAGgtcatttattttatgttacagTTTGGTAATAGATGCCACATTAAACTGAAGGCGAGTAAGAGTTTCAACTTTGAAAACACACATTACCAGAGAGAGACTAGGAATATTGTTTTTGCGGCTGGAGTACATCCTTTTAAATGATATACATAATGAGTTTATAATATGCATCTGGGCTACCTCCTCTCTACTTTGATGTCTTCCAAATGGCCCGGGTGTCATCAGCAAAACATGTAGGCACTTTCCCGCCTCATTGACTCccaaatgtattttaaatatcattccTGGTAACGCAATTATTTAAAACGCTGAACTAAACACTTACTAATGGGGAAAAAGACAGCAACTTCGATAAATTCATTTCTCAAATGGTGGGCACTCgtgcttcttttttatttttttttcccctcagaaGCGGAGGCAACTCTGATGGCAACAAAAAACATCAGTAGTAGTGACACCCCCTGCCCTCACAGCCCCCTGTGGACATATTAAATCTTTGGTTTCCTCACATTACCCACCAATAGCTGCCTCTTCTGAGGTTTTTTCTGCATGGTGGTCAACCGCCTTCCCTTCCCAAAGTGGTGAGAGGCTGGACATCAGCAACAGCCCTGATGAGAGTGAGACACTTCATTTATGCAATCATAGGCAATTAGTTCCCTCTGATTATGTGCCTCTTAATGCTGTTTTGAGTACTGTGGCACACAGTGATACAGAAAGAGATTAAACTATAGCCCTCCCTCCACACTGAGCAGTCATTTAATATACTGAGAACACAATCAAATGTACACAGTAATTACAGTAATATTAAATGCTAATGGCTTTGCAATTGGTTCTGTTGTTAGTCTAAGATAGAGTAAATGCACCCCAAGAAAGTCTAAGTTTAGAGAGTCACCATGACAGCAGAGCACTCAATTTTCCTTCAGGTAGTTCACTTAATAATGACTTACGTGTTAATCATTTCTCTTTCTATCTGAAGAGGCCAGATCACGTCAAGCAAATGGGCAACTTTGTTCCCATAAGAGCAATTGATATGCAATTTATCCTTTTCCATTCAGACCAAGAAAGAAATTGAGTTTGAGTTCCAGTTGTTAAAACAACTGTGAGGTCACCATGGAAACATGACAGCATAACGAGCATGCTTAATTGGCCAAGAACATTTTCTAAAGGGAAGCTAGTTACTGCATTTATAAAGTTGTGTTCTGATTGACATCCTTGCTTATATTAATCTGAGCTAATATTCTGACACTGATACTCCATATGGGCACATTAAGGTCGACACACTCAGTCAGCTTTAAGTCTGCAGTTCCATTAAATCTCCTTTTATGGCCGATCAACACTGGTTTACTTCCACGTGTATGGCTCATCAGAGTGGTTTTGAAAAGGTTCCCTGTTGCAAATCTCCCCCAGGTCTCATCACAATGCTCAAGATGTTGGTAGAGATCCTAAATGAATTTATAGAGCCTTGAATTTAACAGTCGCCCCAAACTACTCAGTGGAAGCATGATTACTTTTTCTGTACTCTCTCAGCTCTGAGCCTGCTACCTATAATGTATTGTATCGGTCTTTGCAGATTCCAATTGTCTCTCAATGCACTGATCACCACGCAAATAGCCCTCTGTTTCATCATGACAATTGAGAGGTTCATATTTCAACCTAATAGTCCTGTATAACTTTAACCATCTATCACAACCTCATTTCATTGCGGTTGCAGTTAATACGCGCTTCCCTGCCAAGTGGAACATTTTCTAATGATGCACTCTCACACGAAAACAAGGCAAGCAAGCCCGGGCTCTGCATCACTCACTAATGCACCCATCCATAATGTGTTCATAGCAGTCTGCCTAAAGGAGACAACAATGACTACCACTTGGCATGGGCATGAGAGGGGATATGGGGTAGGGTGCAAGACACAAAACCTAAATGGCCATGATAATCACGAACAAAGTCACTGCCATCAAAGACTGTATCACCCTCATAATAACATCCGTGGATTTCATATCATTACCAAGAATACTGGGAAACAACTAAAATGGGTATCTCAACAATAACAGTCATTGGTGGGAGTCACATCAAGTGCATTATCACAGTGAGCCCAGCTTTGTGGGATGTTGACAAGGGTCGTCTAATAGATGTATGTAAAGCCTGATGTAAACACCACCCTAATTAGAGAGACCTTTATCAGTTCCTGCATTTTATGCAGATTGGACCGGTGCAAACGCTGGTGTCATTATCCTGTAATCAAGTAGTATTCAGTTGACAGTGTCGTCTTTTAAAGACCTGATTAGAATGAACAACAAGGATACAATGCTGCATTATTTCCTCTGTCAGTTTATAAAAGGCCATGTCCATTTAAAAGCTATCTAAATAATGGATCTTGTCAAGGTTTGAAGAAATGCATTAAAGGTTAAATGATacttaaaaaaagataacattACTGTTCTTTGAAAGAGGCAGAACTATACTTTAAAAGGCTAAACCTGTAGCACACGTATTACTTTGCTGCTTTAAATGGTGAAATATTACTGATTTCCTGACAGACTAGGTTTTACATAGAGTCAAATTTGTCCAGAAATTCCTTGGGTATCTATTGATTACTCAGTACATTTTGAACCCAAGTCTGTTAGGTGTTACGTGAAGGACAACTTTTCCAAAATGTATATGGGACATTTCtacctttattttttagaaacaggtttttttttttacttggaaCTAACAATATCAAAAATAACTTCTTGGCACTACTACTTCAATTTTTAAACAGCACATTACCAAAGTGCAGAGTTTCACATTTAAGGGAATGTTAAACGACATATATTCCTGATGTTTATGGATCTTTTcccaatattttttaataatcaagCAGTTCCAGAAGATATGACAGTGATTGGTACCATTGGTCTGACTCCCACAGCCTCTCCAACATGCTTCGCCACTAAcctgatgtcacttcctgttggtgGGTCTTTCCcacttcttttttattcattttttactttctaGAGTAAAATGTTGGGTGCCATTATGTAGTCTAGATATAATTTTGTTGCACGTTTGAGACTAAAGCAATGATGAAAccctgtttcttttttaaccGTAAGAGAT from Cheilinus undulatus linkage group 13, ASM1832078v1, whole genome shotgun sequence includes:
- the asb10 gene encoding ankyrin repeat and SOCS box protein 10 isoform X2 codes for the protein MAYVAPKIKWHKKKNYRSDVIATAKADGCVLQFWNSLLVGDELTMLSIMDDDEYCYLIDAIYDTSNIEEWKNFRFNYRVLRLWSLSYEQELTTPLHITASRGFTDCLRLLLQRGANVDLAPGGTTALHESCENGHPECTKLLLVHGANANAVSEEGLMPLHVCSSPESLECAKYLLQYGAAINGRTLDEDDTPLHVAARSGLPDHVDLYLHYGAAVDKENDEGLTPLNAACSQPQELHELQSYFKVCKTLLGAGANIHTIDQDKHSPLHMACKNANPDIVDLLLANGACVNEMDYGGEAPMHNILKVVCYKISHQPERIVRALLNHGSIRVWPGALPVVLKHCSVSPRTIEVLLNAYTFLKVTDTWVESVPPEVVKEHKDFYESIFSLAMTPRSLQHLARCRIRKYLERRVHKVVPKLELPTFIKNYLLLEYRGYIH
- the asb10 gene encoding ankyrin repeat and SOCS box protein 10 isoform X1; translation: MSRGSFVFTPMALRSLQLDEDMLERHKYKRQLASHHLNNYLLKKEARDRAPLRTSTALPAAVCQDVVVQNALYTGDLEAMQKMFPRGSTANLIIEPQGGEMRWVPTGEGLWSLSYEQELTTPLHITASRGFTDCLRLLLQRGANVDLAPGGTTALHESCENGHPECTKLLLVHGANANAVSEEGLMPLHVCSSPESLECAKYLLQYGAAINGRTLDEDDTPLHVAARSGLPDHVDLYLHYGAAVDKENDEGLTPLNAACSQPQELHELQSYFKVCKTLLGAGANIHTIDQDKHSPLHMACKNANPDIVDLLLANGACVNEMDYGGEAPMHNILKVVCYKISHQPERIVRALLNHGSIRVWPGALPVVLKHCSVSPRTIEVLLNAYTFLKVTDTWVESVPPEVVKEHKDFYESIFSLAMTPRSLQHLARCRIRKYLERRVHKVVPKLELPTFIKNYLLLEYRGYIH
- the asb10 gene encoding ankyrin repeat and SOCS box protein 10 isoform X3 yields the protein MSRGSFVFTPMALRSLQLDEDMLERHKYKRQLASHHLNNYLLKKEARDRAPLRTSTALPAAVCQDVVVQNALYTGDLEAMQKMFPRGSTANLIIEPQGGEMRWVPTGEGLWSLSYEQELTTPLHITASRGFTDCLRLLLQRGANVDLAPGGTTALHESCENGHPECTKLLLVHGANANAVSEEGLMPLHVCSSPESLECAKYLLQYGAAINGRTLDEDDTPLHVAARSGLPDHVDLYLHYGAAVDKENDEGLTPLNAACSQPQELHELQSYFKVCKTLLGAGANIHTIDQDKHSPLHMACKNANPDIVDLLLANGACVNEMDYGGEAPMHNILKVVCYKISHQPERIVRALLNHGSIRVWPGALPVEHKDFYESIFSLAMTPRSLQHLARCRIRKYLERRVHKVVPKLELPTFIKNYLLLEYRGYIH